AAGTTTGTTTGAGCGATAAGTTGTTTAAGCGCAACTTTTCCAAGTTCAGCGGGATGAACTTTTTTAAGTTTTGTTCCTGCTTTTGCAAACGGCGTTCTAACGCCTTCAACAAGAACTACATCACGTGGTGATTTCATGTCAGATCTCCTTAGCTGTATAAGCCTTTAAAATCATATGCCTTTTCGGCTGTTCCACCAAATATAAATAGAGGCAAATATGAGAGCATTCCTCGCTGACGCGCTGCCGATACAGTCCTGGACCAGGAGCAAATCCCCGAGGATGCAGGGAATGACGCAGAGAATAGTATTTTTACTCTAGATTTGAGGGAAGATCGCCTGACGAAAAAATCTTTCTGCTCAGAGGGGCCTTCACCTTTCCTCGCGTCCGTAACTCCCTCGACAGCGTCTCAATCAAAGAATGGTGGGACAAAAACAACACTCTTGATGCAAAAATTTTTTTTTGCAAAAGTCATCAGCATTTTCTGCATTTTCAGAGCGAAAAAGGCGTATTTCATATGATTGCCAACTGCGTAAACTCCCCCATTGTTTGACCCTTTTTATTGGGCCACTGTAGAGTAAGCCATCTAGTGAAAGAGATTGATTGGTACTTCGGCGCAAGCCGGAGTGTAGACCAGTAGAATCATCAAAGGAGTATCCTTGGATACAAAAACAGAAACAAAGGGCATGAGCACTTTAGATCAAGAAGCTCTCGTTTATCACCAACAACCTAAGCCTGGTAAAATTGAAGTTATCTCTTCAAAACCATGCATGACTGAAAAAGACTTAGCTCTTGCTTACTCTCCTGGGGTGGCAGCACCTTGTAAAGAGATCGCAAAGGATCCAGCAAAAGTTTACGACTACACGGCAAAAGGAAATCTGGTCGCGGTTATCTCGAATGGTACAGCCGTTCTTGGTCTTGGCGACATCGGTCCTGCCGCTGGTAAGCCGGTGATGGAAGGTAAAGGAATTCTATTTAAGCAGTTTGCGGGTATCGATGTTTTCGATATCGAAGTTGCCACTAAAAACGTGGATGAATTCTGTAACGCCGTTCGCGTGCTTGAGCCTACTTTCGGCGGTATCAACCTTGAAGACATCAAAGCGCCAGAGTGTTTTGAAATCGAAGAGCGTTTGAAAAAAGAAATGAAAATCCCCGTTTTCCATGACGACCAACATGGAACTGCGATTGTTTCTGGGGCTGCACTTTTAAATGCTTGTGCTATCACCAACCGCAAAATGTCTGACGTGCGCATCGTCGTTAATGGCGCTGGTGCTTCTGCAAATTCTTGCGCTAAAATCTTTATCGCATTGGGCGCTCGCAGAGAAAACATCATCATGTGTGACTCGCAAGGTGTGATCTACAAAGGTCGTACTAACGGCATGAACAAGTACAAAGAATACTTCGCTTCTGAAACTGAAGCGCGTTCATTGACTGAAGCTTTGAAAGGCGCTGACGTATTCGTTGGTCTTTCAGTCGCAGGCGCTTTGACTCCTGAAATGCTTAAAGACATGTCCAAAGATCCAATCATCTTTGCCATGGCAAATCCAGAACCAGAAATCACTCCGGATAAAGCAAGAGCAGCCCGCCCTGACGCGATCATCGCTACAGGCCGATCTGACTATCCTAACCAGGTAAATAACGTATTGGGCTTCCCTTCTATCTTCCGTGGAGCTTTGGACACACGCTCTACTCAGATCAACGAAGAGATGAAGTTGGCTGCGGTTCACGCCTTGGCTAAATTAGCCCGTGAAGACGTTCCAGAAAAAGTTTCTGCTACCTATGGTGGTAAAGCCTTTAAATTCGGTCGTGAGTATTTAATTCCAAAACCTTTCGACACTCGTGTGTTGATGTGGGTTGCGCCAGCAGTTGCTAAAGCTGCGATTGATACTGGTGTTGCAACCAGAAAAATCGAAGACTGGGATTCTTACCGTGATACTTTAGAAGCCCTTCAAGGTCCTTCTAAAGTTTTCATCCGTTCGGCAATCAACCGCGTTCATCAGAATGCGGAAGCCAACGGGGGCGAGTTACCAAAAATCGTATTCCCAGAGGGAACTAGCACGAAGATTCTTAAAGCCCTTGCGACTTTGGTTGACGAAAGAATCTGTCAACCAATCCTTTTGGGTTACCCAGATCGCGTGAAAGAAAAAATCAATGCTTTAGAAATTCACGCTCTAAAAGACGTGCCGGTGATTCACCCCTCGAATCACCCTGCCTATGCGAAGTACGTTGAAAGATTGTATTCGCTAAGACAGCGCAAAGGTGTTTCTTTGCGTGAAGCAGAACGCTTGATGGCAGATCCGAACTATTTCGCAGCGATGATGGTTCATATGGGTGAAGCTGATGGTATGGTCACTGGATCATCTATCAACTACGCTGATGCTGTTCGTCCAATTTTACAAACTATTGGTGTTTATCAAAACGGCGTACCAGCTGGTCTGAACTTTATCTTACTTGAAGATAAATTCCTAGTTCTTGCAGACACGACGGTTAACTTCAATCCAACAGCTGAACAATGTGCGGCTATTGCATTGCAAGCGGCAAAAATTGTTGAGTACTTTGGAATTGAACCGCGCATTTCTATGCTGAGCTATTCTAACTTCACTGGTGCTCCGGGTACCCCAGCGAAGATGAAAAAAGCAGCTGAAATCGTCAAAAGCCTTCGCCCTAACATGATCGTTGATGGCGATATGCAAGCAGACACAGCGGTAAATGCAGAGATCATGGAAAGACTATTCCCATTCTCAAACCTTAAAGGTGGCGCGAATGTGTTAGTATTCCCGAACTTGGAATCTGCAAACATCACATACAAATTGATTCAACAAATCGGTAAAGTAGAGGTCATTGGGCCTTTCTTGATGGGTGTAAGAAGATCAGCCAACGTTCTTCAACGCACGACAACTGTTGATGGTATCGTGAACTCTGTTGTGTTCACAGCACTTGAGGCACAGTTCATCAAAGACGTTTTGAAACACCGTGGTTGAGCTTTTCTGGCTCTTCCTTAAGCTTGGGGCCACCTCTTTTGGTGGCCCAGCTGCGCACATTGCGATGATGGAAGAAGAGTTTGTCCATCGTCGCCAATGGCTTACGCGCGAA
This is a stretch of genomic DNA from Bdellovibrio reynosensis. It encodes these proteins:
- a CDS encoding NADP-dependent malic enzyme is translated as MSTLDQEALVYHQQPKPGKIEVISSKPCMTEKDLALAYSPGVAAPCKEIAKDPAKVYDYTAKGNLVAVISNGTAVLGLGDIGPAAGKPVMEGKGILFKQFAGIDVFDIEVATKNVDEFCNAVRVLEPTFGGINLEDIKAPECFEIEERLKKEMKIPVFHDDQHGTAIVSGAALLNACAITNRKMSDVRIVVNGAGASANSCAKIFIALGARRENIIMCDSQGVIYKGRTNGMNKYKEYFASETEARSLTEALKGADVFVGLSVAGALTPEMLKDMSKDPIIFAMANPEPEITPDKARAARPDAIIATGRSDYPNQVNNVLGFPSIFRGALDTRSTQINEEMKLAAVHALAKLAREDVPEKVSATYGGKAFKFGREYLIPKPFDTRVLMWVAPAVAKAAIDTGVATRKIEDWDSYRDTLEALQGPSKVFIRSAINRVHQNAEANGGELPKIVFPEGTSTKILKALATLVDERICQPILLGYPDRVKEKINALEIHALKDVPVIHPSNHPAYAKYVERLYSLRQRKGVSLREAERLMADPNYFAAMMVHMGEADGMVTGSSINYADAVRPILQTIGVYQNGVPAGLNFILLEDKFLVLADTTVNFNPTAEQCAAIALQAAKIVEYFGIEPRISMLSYSNFTGAPGTPAKMKKAAEIVKSLRPNMIVDGDMQADTAVNAEIMERLFPFSNLKGGANVLVFPNLESANITYKLIQQIGKVEVIGPFLMGVRRSANVLQRTTTVDGIVNSVVFTALEAQFIKDVLKHRG